Proteins from a single region of Weeksella virosa DSM 16922:
- a CDS encoding transketolase has protein sequence MTLQELQTQVVQVRRDILRMVHAVNSGHPGGSLGCAEFLVALYGKQMNYSTKFDMDGKNEDLFFLSNGHISPVLYSVLARNGFFSVEELATFRKLNSRLQGHPTTHDHLPGVRIASGSLGQGLSVALGAAQAKKLNKDNHLIYTLHGDGELQEGQIWEAFMYAAGKNVDNIIATIDYNGRQIDGDTDQVMPLGDLQAKLEAFGWVVFNQEEGNDLEKILQTLEQAKAATGKGKPVAILLHTEMGNGVDYMMGTHAWHGKAPNDEQLESALQQNPVTPLGDY, from the coding sequence ATGACACTTCAAGAATTACAAACACAAGTTGTACAAGTACGTCGAGACATTCTTCGCATGGTACATGCCGTAAACAGCGGTCACCCAGGCGGATCTTTAGGATGTGCAGAATTTTTGGTTGCCTTATACGGTAAACAAATGAATTATTCTACCAAATTTGATATGGATGGAAAAAATGAAGATCTTTTCTTCTTATCAAACGGACATATTTCGCCAGTACTTTACAGCGTTTTGGCGCGTAACGGTTTTTTTTCGGTAGAAGAATTGGCCACCTTCAGAAAATTAAATTCGCGTTTGCAAGGTCATCCTACTACCCACGATCATTTACCAGGAGTCCGTATTGCATCGGGATCTTTGGGACAAGGATTGTCGGTTGCTTTGGGCGCTGCACAGGCTAAGAAACTAAACAAAGACAACCATCTTATCTATACACTTCACGGTGATGGAGAATTACAAGAGGGACAAATTTGGGAGGCTTTTATGTATGCTGCCGGAAAAAATGTAGACAATATTATTGCCACAATCGATTACAACGGTCGCCAGATAGATGGAGACACCGACCAAGTTATGCCTTTAGGAGATTTACAAGCGAAATTAGAAGCTTTCGGATGGGTAGTGTTCAACCAAGAAGAAGGTAATGATTTAGAAAAAATATTACAAACCTTAGAGCAAGCAAAAGCCGCAACCGGAAAAGGAAAACCGGTGGCAATTCTATTGCATACCGAAATGGGGAATGGTGTTGATTATATGATGGGGACACATGCATGGCATGGGAAAGCACCGAATGACGAACAATTAGAAAGCGCATTGCAACAAAACCCAGTCACCCCATTAGGGGATTATTAA